A single Anatilimnocola floriformis DNA region contains:
- a CDS encoding cobalamin-binding protein, which translates to MRIVSLISSATEMLFALGLGAQVLAVSHECDWPPSANQLPRATRSRIDSAQSSQAIDEQVKQLLARGEPLYEIDEPLLRQLAPHLIITQAQCDVCAIRLADVLRLQSEAPELQHTRVLPLNPTSLEGVLADIARIGVATNTESAELIAGYRQRIATIVDRTASLTVAQRPRVLCIEWIEPLMPAGNWTPQLIEMAGGVSGLAVAGEHSRYSTWEEVAAFAPEIILVAPCGFDLPRTLSEAERLPRVPGWQQLPAVQHRRVFAIDGNALLNRSGPRLVESLELLAHLIQPQFFPNGPNLPPGYWQPIG; encoded by the coding sequence ATGCGGATCGTTTCTCTCATCTCCAGCGCCACCGAAATGCTCTTCGCGCTCGGCTTGGGAGCGCAGGTCCTGGCGGTCAGTCATGAGTGCGACTGGCCGCCATCAGCCAATCAACTGCCTCGCGCCACTCGGTCGCGGATCGATAGCGCCCAGTCCAGCCAAGCCATCGACGAGCAGGTCAAGCAACTCCTCGCGCGAGGCGAACCGCTGTATGAAATCGACGAGCCGCTGCTGCGGCAACTTGCGCCCCATCTGATCATCACGCAAGCCCAGTGCGATGTTTGCGCGATCCGCCTCGCCGATGTCTTGCGATTGCAAAGCGAGGCCCCCGAGCTGCAGCACACTCGCGTCCTGCCGCTGAATCCGACTTCGCTGGAAGGCGTTCTCGCCGATATCGCCCGCATCGGCGTTGCGACGAACACAGAGTCTGCGGAGCTCATCGCCGGCTATCGGCAACGGATCGCCACCATCGTCGATCGAACTGCGTCGCTCACCGTAGCTCAGCGGCCACGCGTTCTCTGCATCGAATGGATCGAACCCTTGATGCCCGCCGGCAATTGGACGCCGCAACTCATCGAAATGGCCGGCGGCGTGAGCGGCCTGGCCGTGGCGGGCGAACATAGTCGCTACAGCACCTGGGAAGAAGTCGCGGCCTTTGCTCCGGAGATCATCCTCGTCGCGCCCTGTGGTTTCGATCTGCCGCGAACACTCAGCGAAGCAGAGCGTCTGCCGCGTGTTCCCGGCTGGCAACAGCTTCCCGCCGTTCAGCATCGCCGAGTCTTCGCCATTGATGGCAACGCGCTACTCAACCGCAGCGGGCCTCGTTTGGTGGAATCGCTGGAGTTGCTCGCTCACTTAATCCAGCCGCAGTTCTTCCCGAATGGTCCGAACCTGCCGCCCGGCTATTGGCAGCCGATTGGCTGA
- a CDS encoding L,D-transpeptidase has product MNSLKSTCVILVLAGVLYGVYVTLNTPQPSAHDHAHDVQIQPPTIDFGPASQAPALPSPGASAHNSPPPLVIEPNMTQPIASPAEAPPTANIPATYSVPAFNPPATAAVEPTSELPAAPPPTSPPPSSYTPPETSSAYTLPNAPKHEPATSLKLEAYKLNQAWKNVEVQMKDGKYRDALAELSPFATNAHITAEDRRAVLNWVDALAAKVIYGPDHYLAEPYRVSQNGQSLYDVAASYKLPVQLLQNINSQAVRDPSVLVRGTELKVIPGPFRAEVHLATGELTLFVGQLYAGRFPFSIGDEKPLAGTYHVAQKDPARAYISRDGRQIPAGDPSNPYGNCWIDLGKNACLHGSGAPSNTTLGCLSFSPQDAQDLYNILSVSSEVVIK; this is encoded by the coding sequence GTGAACTCGCTCAAATCAACTTGCGTCATACTCGTGCTGGCCGGTGTGCTTTATGGCGTGTATGTCACGCTCAACACGCCGCAGCCGTCCGCGCATGACCATGCGCACGATGTGCAAATCCAGCCGCCGACGATCGACTTCGGCCCCGCCAGCCAGGCCCCTGCCCTGCCCTCGCCCGGCGCCAGCGCGCACAACTCGCCGCCGCCGCTCGTGATCGAGCCGAACATGACGCAGCCGATCGCCAGCCCTGCCGAAGCGCCGCCGACAGCCAACATTCCGGCTACGTACTCCGTGCCTGCGTTCAATCCGCCTGCGACCGCTGCCGTCGAACCGACGTCAGAATTGCCTGCCGCTCCGCCGCCAACCAGCCCGCCACCGTCGTCCTACACTCCGCCCGAGACCAGCTCCGCCTATACGCTGCCGAATGCGCCGAAGCACGAACCGGCCACTTCGCTAAAGCTCGAAGCCTACAAGCTCAACCAGGCTTGGAAGAACGTCGAAGTGCAGATGAAGGACGGCAAGTATCGCGACGCGCTCGCCGAACTGTCTCCCTTCGCGACCAACGCACACATCACTGCCGAAGATCGCCGCGCCGTTCTTAACTGGGTCGACGCGCTCGCCGCCAAAGTCATCTACGGCCCCGATCATTACCTCGCCGAACCTTACCGCGTCTCGCAAAACGGCCAATCGCTCTACGACGTCGCCGCCAGTTACAAGCTGCCGGTGCAGTTGCTGCAAAACATCAACTCGCAAGCCGTTCGCGATCCTTCGGTGCTCGTCCGTGGCACCGAACTGAAAGTCATTCCAGGCCCCTTCCGCGCCGAAGTCCATCTGGCCACCGGTGAACTCACGCTCTTTGTCGGCCAACTCTACGCCGGTCGTTTTCCGTTTAGCATCGGCGATGAAAAGCCATTGGCCGGCACTTACCACGTTGCGCAAAAAGACCCCGCCCGCGCCTATATCAGCCGCGACGGCCGCCAGATCCCCGCCGGTGATCCCTCGAATCCCTACGGCAACTGCTGGATCGATCTTGGCAAAAACGCCTGCCTCCACGGCAGCGGCGCCCCAAGCAACACCACGCTTGGCTGCCTCAGCTTCAGCCCGCAAGATGCCCAGGACCTCTACAACATCCTGAGCGTATCGTCAGAAGTAGTAATCAAGTAA
- a CDS encoding aldose 1-epimerase produces the protein MENITLHDPASGATAEVLVSLGFNCHRFSVPHRGRQVDVLWRSQSFLSGSDRPSRSGIPILFPFPGRIRGTTYTWEGKTYTIPAGDAFGNAIHGFVHTRPWRVIEKDRRRVVGQFQASVDDPNILTQWPGDFRLTASYDLSGGMLQLNYLIENAGDTPLPCGLGLHPYFHVPFTDGSADHCLALLPGNERWVLDGMLPTGERAALEHAQEYHAGAAFGGLQLDDVFTDLQFDDGWCRGHVYDPAAKLAVTISFSSVFRECVVFTPPHREAICIEPYSCVPNAAELTARGVDAGLRVLQPGESFAASVEITLSEIDLGA, from the coding sequence ATGGAAAACATCACCCTTCACGATCCGGCCAGCGGTGCGACGGCGGAAGTCCTGGTTAGCCTTGGTTTCAACTGCCATCGTTTCTCGGTACCGCACCGCGGCCGGCAGGTCGATGTGCTGTGGCGGTCGCAATCGTTTTTGTCCGGCAGCGATCGCCCATCGCGCAGCGGCATTCCGATTTTGTTTCCGTTTCCGGGGCGCATTCGCGGCACGACATACACCTGGGAAGGGAAGACGTACACCATTCCTGCCGGCGATGCGTTTGGCAACGCGATTCACGGTTTCGTGCATACGAGGCCATGGCGGGTGATCGAAAAAGATCGCCGCCGCGTGGTCGGGCAATTTCAGGCGAGCGTCGATGATCCGAATATCCTCACGCAATGGCCTGGCGATTTTCGCCTGACCGCCAGCTATGACCTGAGCGGCGGCATGTTGCAACTGAACTACCTGATCGAGAACGCCGGCGACACGCCGCTGCCGTGTGGACTCGGTTTGCATCCGTATTTTCACGTGCCGTTCACCGACGGCAGCGCGGACCACTGCCTGGCCCTGCTCCCCGGCAACGAGCGCTGGGTGCTCGACGGCATGTTGCCGACTGGTGAACGTGCGGCGCTCGAACACGCGCAGGAATATCACGCCGGCGCGGCCTTCGGCGGTTTGCAACTCGACGATGTTTTCACGGATCTGCAGTTCGACGACGGTTGGTGCCGCGGCCATGTCTACGATCCGGCTGCCAAGCTCGCCGTGACGATCAGCTTTTCGTCGGTCTTCCGCGAGTGCGTGGTTTTCACACCGCCGCACCGCGAAGCCATTTGCATCGAACCTTACAGCTGCGTGCCAAATGCTGCAGAACTGACCGCGCGCGGTGTGGATGCAGGTTTGCGAGTGCTGCAGCCCGGCGAGTCGTTCGCCGCGTCGGTAGAGATCACGTTGAGCGAGATTGATCTGGGGGCATAG